Proteins from one Hydrogenivirga caldilitoris genomic window:
- a CDS encoding protoglobin domain-containing protein: METIEELKVHYRWSKKDEENLRKVAWLGESYADEFIERFYNYLENFRDTSLYLPDEETRKRHKDKVKRWFAELFLSKYDAQYLRRLYRIGEVHLRIGLPPHYVQASMNFVRDFIAEKLTEHMGCSPERDEIIASINKALDLNLDVMVNSFREEELKVYLSSGKLQRVLIENIRRVSWFFDIFIITALSGVGLFLILWIGYEFFLVATGELPLERGGLGILGSVLILYAISELLSEEIKHIRGGAISIKVFVGVALAALIRKVLIISLSPEKFQELITLSITTLALGVVFWLIYKVEGRR; the protein is encoded by the coding sequence ATGGAAACGATAGAGGAACTGAAAGTCCATTACCGGTGGAGTAAAAAAGACGAGGAAAATCTGAGAAAGGTAGCCTGGCTTGGTGAGAGCTACGCTGACGAGTTCATAGAGCGTTTTTACAACTACCTTGAGAACTTCAGGGATACAAGCCTTTACTTACCAGATGAGGAAACCAGGAAGAGACACAAAGATAAAGTTAAGAGGTGGTTCGCAGAGCTTTTTCTTTCTAAATACGACGCCCAATACCTTAGAAGGCTATACAGAATAGGAGAGGTACACCTCAGGATAGGGCTCCCTCCCCACTACGTCCAAGCCTCCATGAACTTTGTTAGGGATTTCATAGCGGAAAAACTGACCGAGCATATGGGGTGTTCTCCTGAAAGAGACGAGATAATTGCCTCCATAAACAAGGCTTTAGACCTTAACCTTGATGTTATGGTGAACTCCTTCAGGGAGGAGGAGCTGAAAGTTTACCTCTCTTCAGGAAAGCTACAGAGGGTGCTTATTGAGAACATAAGACGCGTATCCTGGTTCTTTGACATATTCATAATCACTGCGCTCTCAGGAGTCGGGCTCTTCCTAATTCTCTGGATAGGGTATGAGTTCTTTCTGGTTGCTACAGGAGAGCTCCCCCTGGAAAGGGGTGGGCTGGGGATATTAGGTTCTGTCCTCATCCTTTACGCTATATCGGAGCTGCTGTCAGAAGAAATCAAGCATATAAGGGGAGGTGCCATAAGCATAAAGGTCTTCGTAGGGGTAGCCTTAGCTGCTCTGATAAGAAAGGTTTTGATAATATCCCTATCTCCGGAGAAGTTCCAGGAGCTTATAACCCTATCTATAACCACCCTTGCCCTCGGTGTGGTTTTTTGGCTCATATACAAAGTTGAGGGCAGGAGATGA